In a single window of the Candidatus Methylomirabilis sp. genome:
- a CDS encoding YbbR-like domain-containing protein: RGDPAPGYAVAGVTVIPGTVEIVGPESAVSNLQAVYTEPVDLTGAEGSFNRAVPLALFPERLALADGQVRTVEVRVTLRRVSS; this comes from the coding sequence TGCGGGGGGACCCGGCCCCTGGCTACGCGGTGGCGGGCGTCACCGTGATTCCGGGGACCGTGGAAATCGTGGGACCGGAGTCGGCCGTCTCGAACCTCCAGGCGGTCTACACGGAGCCGGTGGACCTGACGGGCGCCGAGGGCTCCTTCAACCGGGCAGTCCCGCTGGCCCTTTTCCCGGAGCGCCTGGCCCTGGCGGACGGGCAGGTGAGGACCGTGGAGGTCCGGGTCACC